The DNA window GGGTCGACATGCAATTGCCCTCGCCAACGCCCTTCGACCCCAGCGGTGTGAACGGCGACGGCGTTTGCATGTGCAGAATGAGTGGATCCGGCACTTCCGCCGTCGTCGGCACCAGATAGTCGGCGAAAGTCCCGGTCAGAAAACTGCCGTCGGAGGCGTAGGCGTATTCCTCGTAGAGCGCAGCGCCGATCGCCTGGGCGAAGCCACCGCGGATTTGCCCGTCAACCATGGCCGGATGCAGGATCGTCCCGCAGTCGTGCATGGTGACGTAGCGGTCGATCCGCGTTTGCAGGGTCGTCCGATCGACCTCGACGCCGCAGAAATCGAAGATGAAGCCGTGGCACAGCGAAGAGTTGATATGGTCCTCTTCGTCCGGGGCGGTCAGCTCCGGCGGGCTCCAGAAAACGGTTTCACGAATCGTCTGTCCGACGCCGTCGGGCAGCGCGCCCGGCGCCCAGTGGCTCAGTCCCGCGAGACGGGAGAACGATACTCTGTTGTCGGGATTGCGCTTCGATCCGACGTGGCCGCCGGTGAATCCAATATCGTCAACGTCGGTATTCAACTGGCTTGCGGCGATGCGCGCCAGCCGTTGCGCGATGCGCTCGGCGGCGAGTTTCGCAGTACCCGCGACGGCGGGCGCGAAACGGCTGGCGTAATTGCCCGAAGCGATTGACCAGGCATCCTTGACCGTATCCATTTCGGTGTTGACCCTGATATCGGCGGGCGCAAGGCCGAATATGTCCGCAACGACCTGCGACAGGACGGTGCGGTGGCCCTGCCCTTGCGGCACCGAGGCGACATGCACGGTGACAGTTCCAACCGGATCGATAGCGACCGTCGCGGTGGCCTGGGCACCGTTCTTCGGGCCGGCCTTGCGACGCTCGGCCGGCGTCAGCACGGTCGTGATGTAGCCCATGTTAGACACACTGGGCTCGACCACGGCGGTATAGCCGATGCCGTAGAGGCGCCCCTGCGCGCGCGCCGCATCACGGCGCGATTTGAGGTCCTCAAGCGCGCCTTCGTTGACTCCGCTCCTGATCGCCTCCTGATAGTTGCCGGAGTCGAGCAGCGCACCGCTCGCTGTCCGGTACGGAAAGGCATCGGCGGCAACGAGATTGCGCCTGATGACGTCGAGCGGATCGAGACCGAGTTCGACCGCGATGCGGTGAACCAGGCGCTCGAGCGCGAAATAGACCTGCGGGCCGCCGAAGCCGCGATTTAACCCGGTCGGCGTCTTGTTGGTGACCACGACGCGATTGCGAACCGCGAGATGGCGAATATCGTAGGCGCCGGTCAGATTGCCGTGCATGCGATAGAGCGTCGCCGGCTCCGGAGCACGCAGATGCGCCCCGCAATCCTCGACCTGGTCCCAGTCGAGCGCGAGGATCCGGCCGTCGTCAGTGACGGCGGCGCTGAGCGTCGTGGCCCGGTTGGTAGCGGAAACCGACGCGGTCAGATGCTCAAGCCGGTCCTCGATCCATTTGACCGGGCGTCCTGCCGCGCGCGCCGCCGCGGCGACCAGAACGATGTAGGGAAAAATCCCCTGCTTGACCCCGAAGCTGCCGCCGGAGTCCGGCGGCGTTCGCAGCCGCAGGCGGTTGCCTGGAACTCGCAGCGCCCGCGACAGCACCGCATGGATGCTGAAGGGACCCTGGAAATTGGCGAGGACGTCGTAGGCGTCGTCGCCCGGATCATATTCGGCGACCACGCCGTAGGTTTCGATCGGCGTGCAGGAATTACGCGGATAGCGAATGTCGAGACTGATCCGATGCGCTGCCGTCGCAAAAGCCTGCTCCGGATCGCCGTAGCGAAAGGTCCGATCGCTGGCGACATTGCCGGCAAAGCCGTCGTGCAGAACCGGCGCATCCGCATCCAGCGCCGCCAGCGGATCGACCACGGCGGGTCGCGCCCGGTACTGCACCTCAATCAAATCAACCGCGTCTTCGGCCAGATAGCGATCGGTGGCAACGACAATGGCGACGGGCTCGCCGACATACCGCACGCGCTCGACCGCGATCGGCCAGCATTGTACCGGCGCCTTGACGCCAACCACCAGGCTCGCGGTCAGCGCCTTGACGTCCTCGCCGTCGAGGACAGCGACGACCCCGGCCGCTCGCTTTGCCGCGGACGTTTCGATCGAGACGATACCGGCGTGCGCGTGCGGCGAACGCAGGATCGCCGCGTGGAGCGTGCCGGGACGAACCCCGAGATCGTCGATAAAGCGGCCCCGTCCGGTCAGCAGCGCCGCATCTTCGACGCGCGGAATCGATCGCCCGACCCACAGCGAACCCGGCTCATGACTGGCAAATGCGTGGCTGGCGGCTTCCGCCATCCCGAACGTCCTCCCGTGCATGTTGGATGCATCAGGCGACTTTATTTACCCCATCGCGGACCGCCGCCATACCGGCCGATCTCGGGACTTACCATCGCGTCTCATTTCATCGCGCTGTGCAATGCAGCATCAGCTCGCAAGCCGGGATACGTTTCGGAACTCGCGGGGGCTCACGCCGGCGTGGTTGCGGAAGAAACGCGTGAAATGCGCCGGTTCGGCAAAGCCGAGCTGGTTGCTGATATTGCGGACGCTCGCGGACTGATTGAGGACGGCGTCGACGGCCTGCTCCATGCGCACGACGTTCAGATAGACCTTCGGCGGCACGCCGATC is part of the Bradyrhizobium erythrophlei genome and encodes:
- a CDS encoding xanthine dehydrogenase family protein molybdopterin-binding subunit, whose product is MAEAASHAFASHEPGSLWVGRSIPRVEDAALLTGRGRFIDDLGVRPGTLHAAILRSPHAHAGIVSIETSAAKRAAGVVAVLDGEDVKALTASLVVGVKAPVQCWPIAVERVRYVGEPVAIVVATDRYLAEDAVDLIEVQYRARPAVVDPLAALDADAPVLHDGFAGNVASDRTFRYGDPEQAFATAAHRISLDIRYPRNSCTPIETYGVVAEYDPGDDAYDVLANFQGPFSIHAVLSRALRVPGNRLRLRTPPDSGGSFGVKQGIFPYIVLVAAAARAAGRPVKWIEDRLEHLTASVSATNRATTLSAAVTDDGRILALDWDQVEDCGAHLRAPEPATLYRMHGNLTGAYDIRHLAVRNRVVVTNKTPTGLNRGFGGPQVYFALERLVHRIAVELGLDPLDVIRRNLVAADAFPYRTASGALLDSGNYQEAIRSGVNEGALEDLKSRRDAARAQGRLYGIGYTAVVEPSVSNMGYITTVLTPAERRKAGPKNGAQATATVAIDPVGTVTVHVASVPQGQGHRTVLSQVVADIFGLAPADIRVNTEMDTVKDAWSIASGNYASRFAPAVAGTAKLAAERIAQRLARIAASQLNTDVDDIGFTGGHVGSKRNPDNRVSFSRLAGLSHWAPGALPDGVGQTIRETVFWSPPELTAPDEEDHINSSLCHGFIFDFCGVEVDRTTLQTRIDRYVTMHDCGTILHPAMVDGQIRGGFAQAIGAALYEEYAYASDGSFLTGTFADYLVPTTAEVPDPLILHMQTPSPFTPLGSKGVGEGNCMSTPVCIANAVADALGLKDVELPLVPAKLALILRGAEPAPPAGRAAEGIEKRNGDRRLRGEGEATVGAPAERVWAMLLDPATLQAVIPGCHNVDKISDTHFRADVTLGIGPVKGRYRADVKLSDLDPPHAVTLGGSAEGALGFGGGEGRITLIPTENGGTTIRYVYEAAIGGKVASIGGRLLDGAARVIIGQFFAALARKAGGVGAGQSRISLLAKLRRLFGGRP